From one Peptoniphilaceae bacterium AMB_02 genomic stretch:
- a CDS encoding YbaN family protein, which translates to MPIKRVIYITIGCVGLGLGAVGATIPLLPSFPFLMVAAVCFGKSSERLNNWFTGTNLYKDNLESFVHGRGMTLKAKIRMILVITATMALGFIMMGKVPVGRIILSIIWVFHILYFIFIIPTINDEEKEEKNN; encoded by the coding sequence ATGCCAATCAAAAGAGTTATTTATATTACTATAGGTTGTGTTGGTCTTGGCTTGGGAGCAGTAGGAGCAACGATTCCTCTTTTGCCGTCGTTTCCGTTTCTAATGGTAGCTGCAGTATGCTTTGGCAAAAGTTCTGAAAGACTTAACAATTGGTTTACAGGAACTAATCTCTATAAGGATAATTTAGAATCTTTCGTTCATGGTAGAGGTATGACATTAAAAGCCAAAATTCGTATGATACTTGTAATTACAGCGACGATGGCACTTGGCTTTATTATGATGGGAAAGGTTCCTGTCGGAAGGATCATACTTTCAATTATATGGGTATTTCATATACTATACTTCATCTTTATAATTCCTACCATAAATGATGAAGAAAAAGAGGAAAAAAATAATTAG
- a CDS encoding MFS transporter — protein sequence MCYWFATAFSMGASNVLQFALALYVLEMTGSSGVYASILSIIVFPRILLTPIAGVIGDRRRKIELIKSLNFITVIIMAIFSIYSYYMRDFQLLMVYLLVIILEIIEVFYQAAESSILPEIIDKELLGEAATLAKIDDGIVYVTTPLLGALLYKNFGITGSFIAVACLLAVATFLNIFIKTPNEAPLVKHDSSDVKQYWVEFKEGIEELKKDKFIKNFVFISPVINLSFSAVFNVVITFLLLEIYGTSEYIYGLYRAITASMVLIVPLLVLPIVKKCRTEVLLKNSSLIISICIFLIAVASYIGINGNEKVQVITIFVIAFLDCITIASVMPLHLSISVFYQKNIKDEYRSRIMSVSRMLSLSSIPIGSMFYGLLTDRIPIYYCLAIGALGVFIVYPYIKHQFREEII from the coding sequence GTGTGTTATTGGTTTGCAACAGCTTTTTCTATGGGGGCAAGTAATGTATTACAATTTGCATTAGCATTATATGTACTTGAAATGACGGGTTCATCCGGTGTTTATGCCTCGATACTATCAATTATTGTTTTTCCGCGAATTCTTCTAACACCTATTGCAGGGGTAATAGGTGACAGGAGAAGAAAAATAGAATTGATTAAATCACTCAATTTCATAACGGTAATCATAATGGCAATATTCTCTATATATTCATACTATATGCGTGATTTTCAACTTTTAATGGTATATTTATTAGTTATAATACTGGAGATAATAGAAGTATTCTATCAAGCAGCAGAAAGTTCAATACTTCCGGAAATTATTGATAAAGAATTATTAGGCGAAGCAGCTACTCTAGCTAAAATTGACGATGGTATAGTCTATGTAACAACACCATTATTAGGAGCATTACTTTATAAAAACTTTGGGATAACCGGATCATTCATAGCTGTTGCATGTTTATTAGCAGTAGCTACTTTTCTAAACATATTTATTAAAACACCAAACGAAGCTCCCCTGGTTAAACACGATAGCAGCGATGTAAAACAGTATTGGGTGGAGTTTAAAGAAGGCATTGAGGAACTTAAAAAGGATAAATTTATTAAAAATTTCGTCTTTATTTCTCCTGTAATCAATTTATCTTTTTCAGCTGTATTTAACGTAGTAATCACATTTCTACTCTTGGAGATATATGGAACATCAGAGTATATCTACGGTTTATATAGAGCGATAACTGCAAGTATGGTATTGATAGTTCCCTTATTGGTTTTACCAATTGTTAAAAAATGCAGAACAGAAGTACTACTTAAAAATTCGTCATTAATAATCTCTATATGTATATTTCTTATTGCAGTAGCCTCATATATTGGAATAAATGGAAATGAGAAAGTGCAAGTTATTACGATTTTTGTGATAGCATTCCTGGATTGTATTACGATTGCTAGTGTAATGCCACTTCATCTATCGATATCCGTATTTTATCAAAAAAATATTAAAGATGAATACCGAAGTAGAATAATGTCCGTTTCAAGAATGTTAAGCTTATCATCAATACCTATAGGTAGTATGTTCTACGGTTTACTAACAGACCGTATACCAATTTATTATTGCTTGGCAATAGGAGCATTAGGTGTATTTATAGTATATCCCTATATAAAACACCAGTTTAGAGAAGAAATTATATAG
- a CDS encoding class I SAM-dependent methyltransferase: MKKIKIEKNTVQETLIVPLYGRKMCTEKFPTLYSDSFAVDFCNKLDYDFSDLEKKRDNVLYEFGGLEAAMRQLAMRWEIAEYLKIHPKASVVNLGCGLDQTGRVLDNGTCKTYNLDFPDIIKIRTDLMPVGDREENIQTDLRDYSWM; the protein is encoded by the coding sequence ATGAAGAAGATTAAAATTGAAAAGAACACAGTGCAGGAGACTCTAATCGTACCTTTATATGGTAGAAAGATGTGTACAGAAAAATTCCCGACTCTGTATTCAGACAGCTTTGCAGTTGATTTTTGTAATAAACTGGATTATGACTTCTCTGACCTGGAGAAAAAAAGAGATAATGTACTATATGAATTCGGTGGCTTAGAAGCAGCCATGCGCCAACTGGCCATGAGATGGGAAATAGCAGAGTACTTAAAAATTCACCCCAAAGCTTCCGTAGTCAACTTAGGATGTGGACTTGATCAGACAGGAAGAGTCCTAGACAATGGAACTTGTAAAACTTACAATTTGGATTTTCCGGACATTATCAAAATACGAACAGATCTTATGCCGGTAGGTGACAGGGAAGAGAATATACAAACAGATTTAAGGGATTATTCCTGGATGTAA
- a CDS encoding alpha/beta hydrolase gives MIYNAKNGNIKIENTEMEYVSFGSGDKYLVIIPGLGDALKTVKGTAVPFAWMYRKFSDEYSVYIFSRKNHLEMGYSTSDMADEVSYAMNQLGIDNADIIGVSQGGMIAQYLAINYPDKVDKLVLAITACRKNETLVKTIDKWIDYARKNDYKNLIQNINEKTYTEKRLKYNALMYPILAKFLNREKMERFIIQANACKEHNAWDEINKIQAKTLILGGAEDKIVGKEAAAEMASRIPANILKIYPNLGHGAYDEAADFNKVILEFLKSNGL, from the coding sequence ATGATATATAATGCAAAAAACGGAAATATAAAAATTGAGAATACCGAGATGGAGTATGTATCTTTCGGATCAGGGGACAAATACTTAGTAATCATACCTGGTTTAGGTGATGCACTAAAAACTGTTAAGGGAACAGCCGTACCATTTGCATGGATGTATAGAAAATTTTCTGATGAATATTCGGTCTACATATTCAGTAGAAAAAATCATTTAGAAATGGGATATTCAACATCAGATATGGCAGATGAAGTTTCATATGCAATGAATCAATTAGGGATAGACAATGCCGATATCATTGGAGTATCTCAAGGCGGAATGATAGCGCAGTATTTAGCCATTAATTATCCTGACAAGGTAGATAAACTCGTACTTGCTATAACAGCCTGTAGAAAAAATGAAACCCTGGTAAAGACTATAGATAAATGGATAGACTATGCTAGAAAAAATGATTATAAGAATTTAATCCAAAACATAAATGAGAAAACATATACGGAAAAACGCTTAAAATACAATGCTCTAATGTACCCAATCCTAGCAAAGTTTTTAAACCGTGAGAAAATGGAGAGATTTATTATTCAAGCAAATGCATGTAAGGAGCATAATGCATGGGATGAAATAAACAAAATCCAAGCAAAAACACTAATATTGGGTGGAGCTGAAGATAAAATAGTGGGAAAGGAAGCTGCAGCAGAGATGGCATCTAGAATTCCCGCAAATATCTTGAAAATCTATCCCAATCTAGGACATGGGGCTTACGATGAAGCAGCAGACTTTAATAAGGTGATTTTAGAATTTTTAAAAAGTAATGGACTTTAA
- a CDS encoding leucine-rich repeat domain-containing protein translates to MTDITLTRNIKIIDGEAFRGNKISKLVLPKNIHTIHNSAFRDNIIENLILPNSLTTIGNNAFEKNKIKALTIPTSIKTIKKGAFAFNNISTLNISTGVEKIEEYGFFRNKIKKLEVPGNVKEINYRGFAENTMEELVLNEGIEIINESGFGANKLTSLVIPNSVVKIGPRAFDLNKIKTLVLPNNLKVIEVGTFNVNELESLVIPDSVTEIKANAFTNNKLTKVSLKTGTVVDPKAFDAGVVLEYR, encoded by the coding sequence ATAACAGATATAACCCTTACCAGAAATATAAAGATAATAGATGGCGAAGCTTTTAGAGGTAATAAGATTAGTAAATTGGTACTACCTAAGAATATTCATACTATTCATAATAGTGCATTTAGAGATAATATTATAGAAAATTTAATTCTCCCTAATAGTCTAACTACAATTGGAAACAATGCCTTTGAGAAAAATAAGATAAAAGCTCTTACAATTCCAACTTCAATTAAAACGATTAAAAAGGGAGCTTTCGCATTTAATAATATCAGTACATTAAATATTTCAACCGGTGTTGAGAAGATTGAAGAATATGGTTTCTTCAGAAATAAAATAAAAAAACTTGAAGTCCCGGGAAATGTTAAGGAAATCAATTATAGAGGATTTGCAGAAAATACTATGGAAGAATTGGTACTTAATGAAGGTATAGAGATTATCAACGAAAGTGGATTTGGAGCTAATAAGTTAACATCTCTTGTTATTCCAAACAGTGTTGTAAAAATCGGACCTAGAGCATTTGATCTTAATAAGATTAAAACTCTGGTACTGCCAAATAATTTAAAAGTCATTGAAGTAGGTACTTTTAATGTTAATGAGTTAGAATCTCTTGTAATTCCTGATTCAGTGACAGAAATTAAGGCTAATGCCTTTACAAATAATAAATTGACAAAGGTTAGTTTAAAGACGGGAACAGTTGTTGATCCGAAAGCATTTGATGCAGGGGTTGTTCTTGAGTATAGATAA
- a CDS encoding cell wall-binding repeat-containing protein produces the protein MMILSVLVPITAQAAPPTITRISGANRYETAVEISKGNFLTSFNVILASGETYADALAGSQLATILQSPILLTPSNKLDASTKAELNRLNVSKVYILGGTNTITKAVEDEVKKICEVERLSGSNRIETAIKIIEKARTFGITNDTIYVNAFDYPDALAAGTIVSASIYSLALSDKQELPKVTADKQVVLGGTSSLPLPGYLGERIAGTNRYKTALNLANYTYPGTSFTSETIVLVDGTNYPDALSAISLASSHHAPILLTHPNALDPEVKEFIRNKVSKVIIVGGKNSVSDAVVSEISIKDKTVTVFVHLNDGSGGILTKEIEAGKKVDEPYVEFKEHVFIEWNTKSDDTGEVIDFETKVHDKDLDVYAIWRKQTDAFNFFLGNTDSILAINFYRDNGPKSVVIPEKMEWGGNLEKVERIGGNTFKSR, from the coding sequence ATGATGATACTAAGTGTGCTTGTACCTATAACAGCACAAGCCGCACCACCGACGATTACACGTATATCCGGAGCTAACAGGTATGAAACAGCTGTTGAAATTAGTAAAGGTAATTTTTTAACATCATTTAACGTAATTTTAGCTAGCGGAGAAACATATGCTGATGCACTGGCCGGTAGTCAGTTGGCAACAATTTTACAATCTCCTATTTTACTAACTCCTTCAAATAAACTTGATGCGAGTACAAAGGCGGAGCTAAACCGTTTGAATGTTAGTAAAGTCTATATACTAGGAGGAACTAATACAATCACAAAGGCTGTAGAAGATGAAGTAAAGAAGATTTGCGAAGTGGAACGACTAAGTGGTTCTAATCGTATTGAAACAGCTATAAAAATTATAGAAAAAGCTAGAACTTTTGGTATAACAAATGACACTATTTATGTTAATGCTTTTGATTATCCTGATGCATTGGCTGCAGGAACTATAGTTTCAGCTAGTATATACTCATTAGCACTATCTGATAAACAAGAGCTTCCTAAAGTAACAGCTGATAAACAGGTGGTTCTAGGTGGCACCTCATCCTTGCCACTACCTGGTTACCTTGGTGAAAGAATAGCCGGTACTAATAGGTATAAGACTGCATTGAATCTTGCGAATTATACTTATCCTGGTACAAGCTTCACATCCGAAACGATAGTCTTAGTAGACGGTACCAATTATCCCGATGCTTTATCTGCTATCAGTTTAGCTAGTTCACACCATGCACCTATTCTATTAACTCATCCGAATGCACTTGATCCTGAAGTAAAAGAATTTATCCGAAACAAGGTAAGTAAGGTTATAATCGTTGGCGGTAAAAATTCTGTCTCCGACGCAGTTGTATCTGAAATATCAATTAAAGATAAGACCGTTACAGTTTTTGTGCATTTAAATGATGGAAGTGGTGGAATATTAACCAAAGAGATTGAAGCCGGTAAAAAAGTAGATGAACCATATGTTGAGTTTAAGGAACATGTATTTATAGAGTGGAATACCAAATCTGACGATACGGGAGAAGTTATTGACTTCGAAACCAAAGTTCATGACAAGGACCTTGATGTTTATGCAATTTGGAGAAAACAAACCGATGCATTCAATTTCTTCTTAGGAAATACAGACTCCATCCTTGCCATAAACTTTTATCGGGATAATGGTCCTAAATCAGTTGTAATTCCTGAAAAAATGGAATGGGGTGGAAATCTTGAGAAAGTTGAACGAATAGGAGGAAATACTTTCAAATCACGCTGA
- a CDS encoding YbgA family protein — protein MKRQDVLKKAHSDHRKECEEIWAKNKYLVLSKSQKIYKEIREYLKNDNIDISHLIEQIDAAKRMKENRGECVNAFYHIWGYFKKEATTKEKNDFFYLIEAYLKNEKNKADIISFIKSLLLKYPNDYIKNSTLMENENNETMA, from the coding sequence ATGAAAAGACAAGATGTTTTAAAGAAAGCGCATTCTGACCATAGAAAAGAATGTGAAGAAATATGGGCGAAAAACAAATATCTGGTACTTAGTAAATCTCAAAAAATCTATAAGGAGATTAGAGAATACTTAAAAAATGATAATATAGACATTTCACATTTAATTGAACAAATCGATGCAGCAAAAAGAATGAAAGAAAATAGAGGAGAATGCGTAAACGCATTTTATCATATTTGGGGTTATTTTAAAAAGGAAGCTACTACCAAGGAGAAGAATGATTTTTTTTATCTAATCGAAGCCTATTTAAAAAACGAAAAAAACAAGGCTGATATAATTAGCTTTATAAAATCACTATTGTTAAAGTATCCAAACGACTATATTAAAAATTCTACTTTAATGGAGAACGAGAATAATGAGACTATGGCATGA
- a CDS encoding TIGR02328 family protein: MRLWHEKLIILLPRNQLLGQHRECCALRGKGWGKKHSTVDYVFTYSPYLLYKYHQLVMNEMQSRGYNVASDWQN; encoded by the coding sequence ATGAGACTATGGCATGAAAAATTAATTATACTATTACCAAGAAATCAGCTTTTAGGGCAACACAGAGAATGCTGTGCATTAAGAGGTAAGGGATGGGGTAAAAAACATTCAACGGTCGACTATGTTTTTACCTACTCTCCATATTTACTATATAAATACCATCAGCTAGTAATGAACGAGATGCAGTCCAGAGGATATAATGTAGCGAGCGATTGGCAGAATTAA
- a CDS encoding HIRAN domain-containing protein, with the protein MIKRKGVNMDNKEIIEKYKYVPSRHVDDFHLAGFAYYDGLEVIEELTLGQKVELVRELDNPYDEKAVAIFYKGKKLGYIPSSHNSFISTLLFYGHGDIFEAQIQMVNTEVHPERQFRIVVKVKDNR; encoded by the coding sequence ATGATAAAAAGAAAGGGTGTAAATATGGACAATAAAGAAATCATAGAAAAGTATAAATATGTACCATCTAGACATGTAGATGATTTTCATCTTGCAGGATTTGCATACTATGATGGCTTAGAAGTTATAGAAGAATTGACTCTAGGGCAAAAGGTGGAACTGGTAAGAGAGCTTGATAATCCTTATGATGAAAAAGCTGTAGCAATATTTTATAAAGGTAAAAAGCTTGGATATATACCATCAAGTCATAACTCGTTTATATCAACACTATTATTCTATGGACATGGAGATATATTCGAGGCTCAAATACAAATGGTAAATACAGAGGTGCACCCGGAAAGACAATTTCGAATTGTTGTAAAAGTTAAAGATAATAGGTAG